The Syntrophales bacterium genome window below encodes:
- a CDS encoding ASCH domain-containing protein, which translates to MKALSIRQPWAWLIANGHKDIENRTWPTNFRGKFLVHAGRKFDHEGYDWVLSEMNIELPELKDYERGGIIGSAEISDCVTRSGSRWFFGPFGFVICNPKPLTFQPYRGRLGFFEIETPVYDSLKRGK; encoded by the coding sequence GTGAAAGCTCTCAGCATCAGACAACCTTGGGCGTGGCTAATTGCTAACGGCCATAAAGATATTGAGAACCGCACATGGCCTACGAATTTTCGAGGGAAGTTTTTGGTTCACGCTGGCAGGAAGTTCGATCATGAAGGGTATGATTGGGTGTTGTCCGAAATGAATATCGAATTGCCGGAGTTAAAAGATTATGAACGTGGCGGAATCATCGGCAGTGCTGAGATCAGCGATTGCGTCACACGGTCCGGCAGCCGCTGGTTTTTCGGACCATTTGGTTTTGTAATATGTAACCCCAAACCACTTACTTTTCAACCGTATCGAGGACGTTTGGGTTTTTTTGAAATTGAAACTCCGGTTTATGACTCCCTGAAACGAGGTAAGTAA